One window of the Quercus lobata isolate SW786 unplaced genomic scaffold, ValleyOak3.0 Primary Assembly Scq3eQI_200, whole genome shotgun sequence genome contains the following:
- the LOC115973429 gene encoding high mobility group B protein 3-like produces MSTMFGITVPALRGKDYGKTKMPYIYENAGLASRKWPHTKDGRDCSGKPLIVEKIVEKPSDPPKKKPTTTTTDRKKSSSTAPKAKKAKTDKKSKDPNAPKRPQTAFFLFMDDFRKTYKEENPDSKGGKEVAKEGGEKWKSLDRKREKYS; encoded by the exons ATGAGCACCATGTTTGGGATTACAGTGCCAGCACTTAGGGGAAAGGACTACGGCAAGACTAAAATGC catatatatatgagaatgcAGGACTTGCGAGTAGGAAATGGCCCCATACCAAAGATGGGAGAGACTGTAGTGGTAAGCCACTAATTGTGGAGAAGATTGTGGAGAAGCCCAGTGACCCCCCCAAGAAGAAgcctactactactactacagacag GAAGAAATCAAGTTCAACAGCGCCGAAggcaaagaaagcaaaaactgACAAGAAGTCTAAGGATCCAAATGCCCCCAAGCGCCCACAAACtgccttctttctcttcat GGATGACTTTAGGAAGacttataaagaagaaaatcccGATTCGAAGGGTGGTAAAGAG GTAGCAAAGGAGGGTGGTGAGAAGTGGAAATCTCTagacagaaagagagaaaaatattcctAG
- the LOC115973424 gene encoding N-acylneuraminate-9-phosphatase-like has translation MFLFFFNCRYVNDARPFWQYIVSYSTGCSDSQYFEELYNYYSTNKAWHLCDPDAENVFKALRKAGVKLGVVSNFDTRLRPLMRSLNCDHWFDAVAVSAEVEAEKPNPTIFLKACDLLGVKPEDAVHVGDDRRNDIWGATDAGCDAWLWGSEVHSFKELS, from the exons atgtttttgtttttcttcaattGCAGATATGTCAATGATGCAAGGCCTTTCTGGCAATATATAGTCAGTTACTCCACTGGCTGTTCAGATTCCCAGTACTTTGAAGAACTTTACAACTACTATAGCACTAACAAG GCTTGGCACCTCTGTGATCCTGATGCTGAGAATGTATTTAAAGCTCTTAGGAAAGCAGGCGTGAAGTTGGGTGTTGTGTCAAATTTTGACACTCGGTTAAGACCTTTAATGCGATCTCTAAACTGTGACCATTGGTTTGATGCTGTGGCAGTTTCAGCTGAA GTTGAAGCAGAGAAGCCAAATCCAACAATATTTCTAAAAGCTTGTGATTTATTGGGAGTAAAGCCCGAGGATGCTGTACATGTAGGGGATGACCGTAGGAATGATATATGGGGTGCTACAGATGCAGGCTGTGATGCTTGGCTTTGGGGAAGTGAAGTTCACTCTTTTAAGGAG TTGTCATGA
- the LOC115973425 gene encoding uncharacterized protein LOC115973425 — MSSAQSLKNIDINVYFGGHLYNPEGIDGFPFRGEGIECYYMMLRRKLKTLTDLKRKIMDELKLNPAWYDIKIIYRCPQEVLHERINYGYMAIKEDKHVKMMFSRIQKMPQVNAAELYVSLEASVDNSTEVVQETSTALQFTTLDDGCTTMGGYTLSSQDYVANTGGTLYSQETHLEEEDEDEDEDEDHAVNDGENNDDMDQYEERIERGDFENDVDEHEVVPNFEEENMEYHDEGDADDDDIGVQHDTDTTTGYRPPADSFYANTWENMVDPSRLQIPYLCTWQDGMHFCKGLTFANKAAVKRALIIYAAKDNRNFSIQRSSTTELCAACIDDNCKWYVGAYMKPKFNGLWMVTSYVGPHSCIPFGLRRDGRMMDSNFVASEIVGRLRKKHTATVDELWEIIRTKYDHELSYYKVWDAKQKAIAKIFGDWEESYQRLRKLLLAYLDQDSGTQYSYHTIPKPLEGTTLLRYVYWAFAPCIAAFQYCRPVISIDGTHLYGKYKGVLMIAMATDANQKVLPIAFAVVDKESGASWGWFLECLRTSIERVIENKDICIISDRHKGIKCAIREWPRGQDRRERVYHRYCLRHVASNFNTHFNNPTLKALALKAGYATHDAKFVSIMQTIKEAEINLLRGVDPTDRRIIRYMPYTYLMSEDVDKWTQSHDGGRRYGAMTTNISECFNGVLKGARGLPIAAMVEFTYFKLVAYFHDRHKQITSDLSRGKVWSDYAMEIYNKNEQKIAGHTLRNYNHAEGIYQVVTPYNDHRAGGGNHSHDVRIFDRTCGCGKWQNLKIPCSHAIKVLKALHLDAPSYIDPCYSLNNAILTYSHNFVVPKSESLWRDVRGPRWVPDPRLLRAKGRPTMSRIRNEMDGVRRERGSRREDPELREIQPRQRCTVCHQEGHNRRCCPNSHGASTSGSAMN; from the exons ATGTCAA GTGCACAATCTTTGAAGAATATTGACATAAATGTATACTTCGGTGGACACCTTTACAATCCTGAAGGGATTGACGGATTCCCATTTAGAGGGGAGGGTATCGAATGCTACTACATGATGTTACGTCGTAAGTTGAAGACGTTGActgatttgaagaggaaaataatggacgaattgaaattgaaccctgcttggtatgacatcaagattatttatcgtTGCCCACAAGAAGTTCTTCATGAACGGATAAATTATGGGTATATGGCGATTAAAGAAGATAAACATGTAAAGATGATGTTTAGTAGGATCCAGAAAATGCCCCAAGTAAATGCTGCTGAGTTGTATGTAAGTTTGGAGGCGAGTGTAGACAACAGTACTGAGGTGGTGCAAGAAACATCTACGgctttacaatttacaaccCTAGATGATGGATGCACTACAATGGGAGGTTATACGCTCTCATCTCAAGATTATGTTGCGAATACTGGTGGAACCCTCTACTCTCAAGAGACACATTTAGAggaggaagacgaagacgaagacgaagacgaagatcaTGCTGTGAATGAtggtgaaaataatgatgatatggATCAGTACGAAGAGAGGATTGAGCGAGGTGACTTTGAGAACGATGTGGATGAGCATGAAGTCGTTCCtaattttgaagaggaaaatatggagtaccatgatgaaggtgatgcagatgatgatgatattggtGTCCAGCATGATACAGATACGACCACTGGCTACAGACCTCCTGCGGACTCATTCTACgcaaatacttgggaaaatatggttgatccttcacGTCTTCAGATACCATATCTTTGTACTTGGCAAGATGGGATgcatttttgtaaagggttgacttttgcaaataaagCTGCGGTGAAGCGTGCATTGATAATATACGCAGCAAAGGATAATAGAAATTTCTCCATCCAAAGGTCGAGCACAACTGAATTGTGCGCCGCATGCATTGACGACAATTGCAAGTGGTACGTTGGGGCATACATGAAGCCTAAATTCAATGGTCTGTGGATGGTCACGTCTTATGTGGGTCCACACAGTTGTATACCCTTTGGGCTGCGAAGAgatggtagaatgatggattctaattttgttgcatCAGAAATTGTGGGAAGATTGCGAAAAAAGCACACTGCTACTGTTGATGAGCTTTGGGAGATCATCCGTACTAAGTATGATCATgagctttcttactataaagtatgggacgcaaaacaaaaggcaattgctaagatttttggggattgggaggagtcttaccaaaggttgcGAAAGTTGTTGTTGGCATACTTGGATCAGGATTCGGGTACCCAGTATAGCTATCACACCATACCTAAGCCATTAGAAGGTACTACGTTACTGCGCTATGTATATTGGGCATTCGCTCCATGCATTGCTGCATTCCAGTATTGCAGGCCAGTGATCAGTATTGATGGAACTCATTTATATGGTAAATACAAAGGGGTATTGATGATTGCAATGGCAACCGATGCTAATCAAAAGGTTTTGCCTATCGCCTTTGCTGTTGTGGACAAGGAGTCAGGGGctagttgggggtggtttttaGAGTGTCTCAGGACTTCGATAGAGCGTGTTATTGAAAACAAGGACATTTGCATTATTTCTGACCGACATAAAGGTATCAAATGCGCCATTCGAGAGTGGCCTAGAGGGCAAGACAGAAGAGAACGGGTATATCATcgatattgccttcgacatgttgctagcaacttcaacacacATTTTAATAACCCGACTCTAAAGGCATTGGCCTTGAAAGCTGGATATGCGACTCATGATGCTAAATTTGTGTCCATAATGCAAACCATTAAGGAGGCCGAGATTAATTTACTGAGGGGTGTAGACCCTACTGATCGCCGGATTATACGTTATATGCCATACACATATCTAATGAGTGAGGATGTAGACAAATGGACccagtcacatgatggtggaagacgttacggggcaatgacaaccaatatctCTGAGTGCTTTAATGGGGTTCTTAAAGGTGCCCGCGGTTTGCCCATTGCTGCAATGGTTGAGTTCACTTATTTTaaacttgttgcatatttccacgatcgacataaacaaattacttcTGATCTCTCTCGAGGTAAGGTGTGGAGTGATTATGCAATGGAgatctataacaaaaatgagCAGAAAATTGCAGGACACACTCTGAGGAATTATAATCATGCAGAGGGTATATATCAAGTGGTTACCCCGTATAACGACCATAGAGCTGGAGGGGGAAATCACAGTCATGATGTGCGCATATTTGATAGAACCTGTGGTTGTGGAAAGTGGCAAAACTTGAAGATCCCTTGTTCGCATGCAATTAAAGTTCTTAAAGCTCTGCATCTCGATGCGCCCAGCTATATTGACCCATGTTACAGTCTGAACAACGCCATTCTCACATATTCACATAattttgtggtgccaaagtcAGAGTCATTATGGAGAGACGTTCGCGGACCACGGTGGGTGCCTGACCCACGATTGTTGCGGGCCAAAGGTCGTCCTACGATgtcaagaataaggaatgaaatggatgggGTACGGCGAGAACGGGGAAGCCGGAGGGAAGATCCGGAGTTGAGGGAGATTCAACCGAGGCAACGATGTACAGTGTGTCATCAAGAGGGGCATAACCGTAGATGTTGTCCCAATTCCCATGGGGCTTCGACAAGTGGTAGTGCTATGAACTAG